The following proteins come from a genomic window of Ictalurus furcatus strain D&B chromosome 14, Billie_1.0, whole genome shotgun sequence:
- the sowahab gene encoding ankyrin repeat domain-containing protein SOWAHB codes for MALTQTVVLSFLMTRGGKVKNTELLSAFTAHINCSEPEQRRRNRDLFKSFINNVAVVKRVDDVKYVVVKKKYQEMINEGKFSIASSPSSSSPSSSSSCTTQQSCFSRCESRSITSADILNNNSWFCTSPPGCSINTSKDLVTKQQLQSRPAECDAVISPVTTSNQEESLTARVLNVANNTRKGKTGAVFAVVAIKSPPHSQTEKIQVNLRTPACLQRLDIPPQQELKTVEAGKSSPYLNHEPDLNKSPRTKRRQTVVPSSPALKRGNKVRKPGFSDKDSSAIRLEPREHEWLVMSATGRWSQLYNLLLQDVLLAEKRNFISGFTALHWAAKHGNVKMVRRILDIGEKVDVNIKSHDGYTPLHVAAIHSHESVLNLLVRDYGANCHIRDNSGKKAYQYLRKELSAEVRELLGDPAASCQVTQHACSDDQHFSDLSKNLNTFSKLFQSSVGHRKKSRLRSSFRSISDEQEENKKDCSLDH; via the coding sequence ATGGCACTGACCCAGACTGTGGTTTTGTCCTTTTTAATGACGCGCGGCGGAAAAGTGAAGAACACGGAGCTTTTGAGCGCGTTCACGGCGCACATCAACTGCAGCGAGCCGGAGCAAAGAAGACGCAACAGGGATCTGTTTAAGAGTTTCATCAACAACGTGGCTGTCGTGAAACGTGTCGATGATGTCAAATACGTCGTCGTGAAGAAGAAATACCAAGAGATGATCAATGAAGGAAAGTTCTCCATagcatcatcaccatcatcatcatcaccatcctcatcatcatcatgcacAACACAACAGAGTTGCTTTTCCAGATGTGAGTCTCGCTCTATAACCAGTGCAgatattttaaataacaattCCTGGTTTTGCACAAGTCCACCTGGCTGCTCTATTAACACCTCTAAAGATTTAGTCACAAAACAACAGTTGCAAAGTAGACCAGCTGAATGTGATGCCGTGATTTCTCCTGTCACTACATCCAACCAGGAGGAATCTTTGACTGCTCGAGTACTTAATGTAGCTAATAATACCAGAAAGGGCAAAACGGGGgctgtttttgctgttgtggCGATAAAATCACCACCTCATTCACAAACTGAGAAGATACAAGTCAACCTCAGAACACCTGCCTGTCTTCAGAGATTGGACATCCCACCACAGCAGGAGTTAAAAACTGTGGAAGCTGGAAAGAGTTCCCCGTACCTGAATCATGAACCTGATCTAAACAAATCACCAAGAACCAAAAGGAGACAGACGGTGGTGCCTAGTTCACCAGCACTGAAAAGAGGAAACAAAGTCCGTAAACCAGGTTTCAGTGATAAGGACTCGTCAGCGATCCGTCTGGAGCCACGAGAACACGAGTGGCTTGTAATGTCAGCAACAGGACGCTGGAGTCAACTCTACAACCTCTTGCTGCAGGATGTCCTCCTGGCCGAGAAGAGAAACTTCATATCAGGCTTCACGGCACTTCACTGGGCCGCGAAACACGGAAACGTCAAAATGGTGCGCAGAATCCTTGACATTGGTGAGAAAGTTGACGTGAACATCAAGAGCCATGATGGTTACACGCCTCTGCATGTTGCTGCCATTCACAGCCACGAATCAGTCTTAAATTTACTGGTGCGCGACTACGGTGCTAACTGCCATATACGTGACAACAGTGGCAAAAAAGCATATCAGTATTTACGCAAAGAATTGTCGGCTGAAGTGAGAGAGCTGCTCGGAGACCCGGCTGCTTCGTGTCAGGTCACACAGCATGCATGCTCAGATGATCAGCACTTTTCCGATTTGTCTAAAAACCTCAACACATTTAGTAAACTATTTCAATCCAGCGTGGGACACAGAAAGAAATCCAGACTTCGATCAAGCTTTCGTTCAATCAGTgatgaacaggaagagaacaagaAAGACTGCTCATTAGACCACTAA